CCGTTTAACGTTCCGTCCGCTAGAGCCCGTTTACACTAACAGCCCGATTATGTCCGTCTCGTTAAAAGCCCGATTACTGTCTGTCCGTTAATGTACCCGTTTAAGGCCcgtttagataaaaaaaaaattcaaaaatttgcTGTTTAGTAGTGATTAAAAACAAACGACTGTATTGCAAACTTGTATTGATGAGATGCATCAAAAAGATATTCTCATAAAGTTTACAAGACATTCTCATGAGTTTACAAGATGTTCAGCAGTTTACACtacaaaaaacataacaatttgATAGTCTGTTTGCTAGTAAAGAGAGACAAGAGAGATGAGAtgaagaaaatataagaaagagACGAGATGAAACGCCATTTTCTCCACTCAATTTTAAACACCTGTGTGTACAAAGTAAACGATCAAACACTTCAATCTTATATCACTAAAATGAACATTAAAACTGCAGGTTTAAGTAAGGAGTAAAGACTTACATCTTATCAACTTCCATAATTCGAATCAAACACTTCAATCTTTATGATGTTGAAGACTCAGCTCCtgaactactttttttttttgaacattttcattttcatcaaAGAGGTCTTCAATTGTAcctacaaaatataatatgaatcaGTAACAAAAAATAGTCATAAATGGTATTTTAAAGCTTTTTTTACCTTGGTATTCAGCAAAACCACGCCAGCCAATTCCTAGTGCAAAGAAGAAGGAGCTTGGACATTTTTAGGTAAGGGCGGTTTCGGTAAGGAGTTAAAAACCGAGATCCAGCACTGAAGGCAGACTCAGAAGCTACCGGGGTGATCGGAATGCTGAGGATCTCACGTGCCATAGATGCTAAATCTCCAAATCGATGCTGGTTGTCTCTCCAATAAGTCAAGACATCCAAATTTATATTGGCCCTCCTATTTAGCCTTGGCTCTTCCAAGTAGATATCTAAATGTGTCTTTGGATCACCAGCTCCACCACCAATGCCTTTTTCCAGCTCAAAAAAGTCCTTCATTATGAACATTTATACCAAAAGTATCAATTTCAAGATAATAAATGACTCagactatttaaaattattataagtCACTTACATTATCATAATCATTTCAAGGGGAGATTCTGTGACAATCTCATGTGGTGTAA
This portion of the Raphanus sativus cultivar WK10039 unplaced genomic scaffold, ASM80110v3 Scaffold3937, whole genome shotgun sequence genome encodes:
- the LOC130507038 gene encoding zinc finger BED domain-containing protein DAYSLEEPER-like, coding for MARDMQVKFDKYWKEYSLILAMGAVLYPRIKIEMLEASYKELDPSTASLKTEKLKESLSDLYKNIRNCLKKFFRDFFELEKGIGGGAGDPKTHLDIYLEEPRLNRRANINLDVLTYWRDNQHRFGDLASMAREILSIPITPVASESAFSAGSRYN